The sequence below is a genomic window from Corallococcus silvisoli.
CTCGTAGCGCATCATCTCGCCTTGCCTCCTTGCGGAGACAACAACCGGCGCTCCCACATCCATCAGACACGGCCTAGGCGTCAGGAATCCCAGCCATGTCGGAGCAGAAGAAGAGCGGGTCGCGGTTCGGGTCGTTGAACATCCAGGGCCTCAAGGAGGCGCGACCCGGCGGCAACGCCGTGCAGCGCCACGTCCACGGGCCCTCGTGCGACCACGGCCACGAAGGCCCTGATCATCATGGCCACGACCACTCCGGGCACGCGCATGCGCACGGCGAGGCCCACGTGCACGGGCCCTCCTGCTCCCATGGCCACGACCACGGGCATGACCACCACGGCCATGCCCACTCCCAGCGCGTCATCCGTCCGCCGGCCTACCGTCCCGCGGAGGGAGGCGGCGCCGCGCTCCAGCTGGACCTGGAGGGCACGCTGCCGGGAGAGACGGACGACCAGGGCCGCTTCGAGCGGCTGGAGGCGGCGCTGGAGTCGCAGCGAGGCATCACCGACGTGCACCTGCGCCGTGACGCGGGCCATGCGGAGGTGTGCATCCACTACCAGCCGTCGCTGGTGAGCGCGTCGCAGCTGGTGACGCTCGCGCGGAAGACGGGGGCGCAGGTGGCCGCGCGCTACCTGCACCACACCTGGTTCGTGCGCGGGATGAGCTCCGCGGACGCGGCCCAGGTCATCGAGCACGCGGTCGCGAAGATGAAGGGCGTGCTCACCGCCAGCGTCGCGTACGCCAGCGAACGCCTGGTCATCGAATACGACAAGGAGGAACTGAAGCTTCCGGACGTGGAGGCCCGGGTGAAGGCGCTCGGGTACGGGCTGGAGGTGCCCATGGCGGGCCATGCCTGCTCGCACCATGCGCATGGCGGCGGGCTCGCGCCCCTGCTGGAGCTGCCCCTGGTGGTCGCCTCGGGCGCGCTGCTGGCGGCGGGCTTCGTCGTGGAGCACTTCGCGCTGGCGCCACCGCTTTGGGCCACGGTCCTCTGGGCGCTGTCGATGGCGAGCGGCGGCTTCTTCGCCATCCGGGGCTCGGTGCGGTCCATCGCGCAGCTGCGCATCGACATCGAGACGATGATGGTGGTGGCGGCGCTGGGCGCGGCGGTGCTCGGCGCGTGGTTCGAGGGCGCGTTCCTGCTCTTCCTCTTCAGCGCGGGCCACGCGCTGGAGCACCGGGCCATGGAGAAGGCGCGCCGCTCCATCGAAGCGCTGGGCCAGCTGCGCCCGGAGGTGGCGCGCGTGCGCCGGGGCGCGGAGGTGGTGGAGGTGCCGGTGGCGGACGTGGCGCGAGGCGAGCGCATCGTCGTGCGCCCCGGGGACCGCGTCCCGCTGGACGGCATCATCCGCGAGGGCAAGAGCTCCCTGGACCAGGCGGCCATCACCGGTGAGTCCATGCCGGTGGCGCGCAAGCCGGGCGACGAGGTGTTCTCCGGCACCATCAACTGCGAGGCGGCGCTGGAGGTGGAGGTGACGCGCCTGTCGTCGGAGTCCGTCCTGGCGCGCGTGGTGGACATGGTGGCGCAGGCGGAGGCGCAGAAGGGCCGCCGGCAGCGCTTCGCCCAGCGCCTGGAGCGCACCGTGGCGCCGCTCGTGATGGCCTCCGCCGTGGTGTTCCCCGTGGTGCTCGTGCTGACGGGCACGGACGTGAAGGAGGCGGTGCTGCGCGCGGTGGGCCTGCTGGTGGCCGCGTCGCCGTGCGCGCTCGCCATCTCCACGCCGTCCGCGGTCCTCTCCGCGGTGGCGTCCGCGGCGCGCGGCGGCGTGCTCATCAAGGGCGGCATCTACCTGGAGCTGCTCAGCGGGATCCGCGCCGTCGCCTTCGACAAGACCGGCACCCTCACCGTGGGCCGCCCCCGGCTGCTCACCACCTGGACCGCGCCGGGCGTGACGCGCGAGGAGCTGCTGGGCACCGCGGCCGGCGTGGAGGCCCTGTCCGCGCACCCGCTGGCCAAGGCCGTGGTGGACGGCGCCGCGGAGGCGCGCGTCACCGTGCCCGTGGGCCGCGACCTGGAGGCCATCCACGGCCAGGGCATCCGCGCGAAGGTGGGCGACGACGCGGTGGCCGTGGGCAGCCTGGCGCTCTTCGCGGGCGAGCCGGTTCCTCCCGAGGTCGCGGCGGAGGTGGCGCGGCTGGAGGAGGCGGGCCAGACGACGATGGTGGTGCGCCGCGCGAACCGCTACCTGGGCGTGCTGGGCATGGCGGACACGCTGCGCGGCGGCGCGCGGCAGGCGGTGCAGGCGCTCAAGGCGGGCGGCATCGAGCGCACGGTGATGCTGTCCGGTGACAACGCGCGCGTGGCGCGGTCCATCGCGCAGCAGGTGGGCCTGGACGAGGCGAAGGCGCCGCTGATGCCCGTGGAGAAGGTGGCGGCGGTGAAGGACCTGGGCCGCACGCACGCGGTGGCCATGGTGGGCGACGGCGTCAACGACGCGCCCGCGCTGGCCGCCGCCGCGGTGGGCGTGGCCATGGGCGGCGCCGGCAGTGACGCGGCGCTGGAGACCGCGGACGTGGTGCTGATGAGCGACGACCTGGCGAAGCTGCCCTTCGCGCTGGAGCTGTCCAAGCGGGCCACCGCCGTGATGAAGCAGAACCTGGTCATCGCGCTGGGCGTCAGCGCGGTGCTCGTCGTCGCGGCCGTGCTGGGCCTCACGAAGATCAGCCAGGCCGTGGTGCTCCACGAGGGCAGCACGCTGCTCGTCGTCTTCAACGGCCTGCGCCTGCTCGCCTTCCGGCCGAGCACGACCGCCACGCCGCCCCAGCCCGCCACCGGCCCGCAGCCCGCGGCCGGTTAGCCAGCTCGCGTCATGCTTGGGATGGCAACTTCCCCCACGCACGGAGGAGTGAGCGCACGCGCGACGTGTCGTCTTGTGGCCGGCATGACGTGAAGTGGATGCATGCAGTGCGTCGTCAACGGGGTGGCACATGCGGCGCGCGGTGGACATGGCATGGTGGGTGCCGCCATGCCTGTCAGCGTCTTCGACCTCTTCAAGATTGGAATCGGTCCCTCCAGTTCGCACACGGTGGGGCCGATGCGCGCGGCCCGCACCTTCGCGGCGGGGCTGTCGGACGCGGGGCTCCTGGAGCGCGTGACGCGGCTCAAGGTGGAGCTGTTCGGCTCGCTGGGCGCGACGGGCAAGGGGCACGGCAGCGACAAGGCCGTGCTGCTGGGCCTGCGGGGTGACACGCCCGAGGACGTGGACGTGGAGTTGGTGCCGTCGATTGTCGCGCACTGGCGCGCGGAGGGGCGCGTGTCGCTGCTCCAGCGGCTGGTGATCCCCTTCCGCGACGGCGAGCACCTGGTGATGCACAAGCGCAAGGTGCTGCCGTACCACCCCAATGGCATGCGCTTCACCGCGTTCGGCGAGGGCGCGGAGCCGCTGGTCTGCCGCGTCTACTACTCGGTGGGCGGCGGCTTCGTGGTGGATGAGCAGGCGGTGGCGGGGACGGATCCGCTGCGCGCGGAGGCCACCGCCCTGCCCCTGCCCTTCAAGTCCGCGGCGGACCTGCTCGCGCACTGCGAGCGGGAGCGGCAGCCCATCAGCACGGTGATGCTGCGCAATGAGTTGACGTGGCGGAGCGAGGAGGACATCCGCGCGGGGCTCTTGCGCATCTGGGGCGTGATGCAGGCGTGCGTGACGCGCGGGTGCACCACGCCCGGCATCCTCCCGGGGGGCCTGAAGGTGGAGCGGCGGGCGGCGGCGATGTACCAGCGGCTCATCAGCCGGCCGGAGGCGGGGCTCACCAACCCGCTGACGGTGCTGGACTGGGTGAACCTGTACGCGCTCGCGGTGAACGAGGAGAACGCGGCGGGCGGGCGCGTCGTCACCGCGCCCACCAATGGCGCGGCGGGCATCATCCCCGCGGTGCTGCACTACTACTGGCGCTTCGTGCCAGGGGCGAACGCGGACGGCGTGGTGAGGTTCCTGCTCACGGCCGGCGCCATTGGCGCGCTCTACAAGGAGAACGCGTCCATCAGCGGCGCGGAGGTGGGGTGCCAGGGGGAGGTGGGCAGCGCGTGCTCCATGGCGGCGGGGGCGCTCGCGGAGGTGCTGGGTGGCACGCCGCTCCAGGTGGAGAACGCGGCGGAGATCGCCATGGAGCACAACCTGGGGCTCACGTGCGACCCCATTGGCGGGCTGGTGCAGGTGCCCTGCATCGAGCGCAACGCGATGGCGTCCGTGAAGGCCATCAACGCCGTGCGCATGGCGCTGTCCGGCGACGGCAAGCACTTCGTCAGCCTGGACAAGGTCATCAAGACGATGCGCGACACCGGCCGCGACATGAAGGACAAGTACAAGGAGACCGCGCGCGGAGGCCTCGCGGTCAACGTCCTGGAGGTCGCGAACCTCAGCGTCGGCCTGCCCGAGTGCTGAGGCCCCCAACGCCCCGCTGACGCCCTACCGCTTGCGCTTGCCCCCGCGCACCGCCGACGCGGGCACCGCCTTCGCCGGGCGCTCGGGCCGGGCCTGGAGCCAGGCCTCCACCTCCTTCGCCTGCGACGCGCGCCCCGCGGACGTGAAGCGCGCGAGCGCCTGAGACGCCGCGCCGCGCGCGTCCTCCTGTTCGCCTTCCTTCCACAAGGCCTGCGCCAGCGCGAAGCCGGACTCGCCCAGCGAGTCCTCCTGCGCGTCCTTGAACGCCAGCGCCTGCCGCAGCGGGGCGATCGCGTCGCGCGCGCGGCCCAGCCCCAGGAGCGCCTGCCCCACGCCATCCAGCGAGTACTGGAGCAGCTCGTCGTCCGGCCCCAGCTTCGCCTGCTTCACCGCCAGCGCCTCCTCGTAGTCCTTCAGCGCCTCCGGGTAGCGCTTGAGCGCGAGCAGGCTCATGCCCTCTTCATCCAGCGCCTCCGCCAGCTTCACGCTCGCGGGCCCCAGCAGCGTGCGGTGCAGGGACACGGACACGCGCGCGTGCTCCAGGGCCCCGGTGAAGTCCCGCTGCTCCCGCAGCGCCATGGACAGCGCCTGGTGCCGCCGCGCGGTGTCCAGGTGCACGGGCCCCATCGCCTTCTCCGTCTGGAGGAGCGCGTCCTTCAGCACCGTCACCGCCTGCGCGGCCTTGCCGGTCTCCAAGAGCGTGCGCCCCAGCGTGAACGTCACCCGCGCCCGCTTCGGGTGGCCCTCCGGCAGCGCCTTCGCGAGCAGCCCCGAGGCCTGCTCCAGCAGCTTCAGCGCCTCGTCCGGATGGTCCTGCATCAGCGCGAGGTTGGCCTCGTTCACCTTGAGGTCGCTCTCCAGCACCGCGTCCCCCCCCACGCGCTTCAGCGTCGCCTCGCCCAGCCGGCCCCAGCGCCGCGCGAGCGGGTACTGCGCCTGCTCTCCGTCCACGTAGAGCAGCTTGTTCATCACCGACACCGCCAGCCGGTCCGCCCGGCCCGCCTCGGCGTCATAGACGGCCTGCTCCAGCACCTCGCCGCCCGCGGCCTTGTCTCCCAGCACCGCCCGCGCCCACCCCAGGTGGTAGCGCAGCTCCGCCATCAGCGGCAGGTAGCCCGTGGCCAGCACGCGCGCTTCCACCTGCCGCGCCAGCTCCAGCGCCTTGGGCATCCGGCTCGTGTCGATGCGCGCCTTCACCTCCGCCAGCTGCCCCTCCAGCGCGTCCAGCTCCGCGCGCTTCACGGGGTCCGCCGGCCGGGGCTGGAGCTCCGCCAGGGACTCCACGTCCGCGCAGTCGCCCGGGGCCGGCAGCGCGTAGGCCGCGTCCAGCGACTTGTCCACCAGCGCCACGTCCGCGGTCTCCAGCGTGGCCACCAGCGCGCCCAGGTCCTTGCGCCGCCGCTCCAGGCACACGAAGCGCTGGGACAGCAGCGCCTCCGTCTGCACCGCTCGCACCCGCGTGTCCTCGCACGCCAGCGTGTGCTGCCTCGCCCACTCCGCGCCGTAGTCATCCAGCACGTCGCCCACCCGGCGCGCCATGTCCTGCGCCACCGGGTTCTTCGTGGCCAGGAAGGCCTGCGTCACCCTCTCGCGAGCGTCCTGCCCCCAGCGCTCCGCCACCAGTCCCTGCGCGCCTTCGCAGACCTTCGTGCGCGACCACGCCACCCCGCCCGCCACGCCCAGCACCACCGTGGCCGCCACCGCCGCGCCCGCGCGCCGCCGCGCCAGCGCCCGCCGCTCCCGCTGCCCCAGCACCGTCAGCAGCTCCGCCATGGAGCGGAACCGGTCCCTCGGCTCCAGCGACAGGCCCTTCATCAGCGCGCGGCGCACCCACGCCGGCACCTTCGATTCGCGCGGCGGCTCCTGGATGGGCGACAGCGGCAGCACCTGCGCCACCGCGGCCTCCGTCACGCCCGGCTCGTCGTCGGGCCCACCCCGGGGCCGCAGCTGCGAGGCCACCCGCGACAGCTCGTCCGGGTCGAAGGGGCGGATGCCATACAGCGCGCGGTACAGCGCCGCGCAGAAGCTGAACTGGTCGGAGCGCGAGTCCAACAGCTCGCCCCGGAACTGCTCCGGGGACATATAGGCCGGCGTGCCCATCACCAGGCCCGCCTGCGTCAGCTGCGAGTTGAGCGGCGAGTCGTCCCCCGTCACCGGCCGCGTGCGCTCGCCGTCCCCCTCCTCGTCGTCGTCCACCTCGCCCATGGGCCGCGCGAGCCCGAAGTCCGTGACGTAGACGCGCCCGTCCCGGCCCACCAGCACGTTGGCCGGCTTGAAGTCGCGGTGCACCAGCCCCGCCACGTGCGCCGCCTCCAGCCCCCGGCCCGCCGCCAGGTACTTGTCCAGCAGCTCCTGCCACGTCCGCGCCTTCGCCTTCGTCCAGTCCCGCAGCGTGCCGCCGTCCACCAGCGCCATCGCCACGTAGATCTGCTCGTCCCACTGCCCTACCTCGAAGACCGGGATGACGTTGGGGTGGGAGATGCGCGCCATGGCCTGCGCCTCGCGCAAGAGCCGCGCCCGCCCCAGCTCCAGGTCCTCGTGGCCGCCCTTCACGCGCAGCAGCTTCAGCGCCACCTTGCGGTCCAGGTCCGGATCATACGCGGCGTACACCACCCCCATCCCGCCCTGCCCCAGCACCTTCAGCGGCAGGAAGCGGCCCACCTGCCGCGAGGAGAGCCGCGGCGACTCGGCCCCCGCCCCGCCGCGCGAGGGCGTGGACTCCCCACCCCCACGTCCCGTCGCGGGCGCGCTGCCTCGGCCTGTACCGTACGATTCGCGCGACGTTGAAACGCGCGGCGCGGAGCCCGGCGCCGAAGGCCCGTCGTCCCTGTCATTCCGGTTCGCCATGGGTCCAGTGTACCCCTCATTCCAGGATTCCATGGTTCTTCGGCCTGGCGGCCTGCCCGGTTGCGTCTGAAATCGCGCGCTCCCGTCAGATCCTGTAATCCGGAAGCAACCTCCGAAGTCCGCCGCGGATAATGGGGGGGAGTCAAAAGACCCGGCAGTGACAGGAGACCCCCCATGGCCTTCAACATCGGCTCCAGGATTGATTCGGTCATGGCCCGGATCCGCCAGGCGCAGGAACAGGCCCGCGCGGAGATGGCCGCCGCCGCCCAGTCCGTGAAGGAGCCCCTGCCGGACGCGCCGGACGCCAAGCCGCTCAACGCCGCGGAGGGCCGGTACCTGGACTCCTTCCAGGAGGAGCGCGCGAAGAAGATGGGGATGCCGGAGCTGGCCGCGCCGCCGCCCGCGGGCACCGCCCCCGCCACCGCGGTCCCCGTCAACGAGGCGACGGAGGCCCAGAAGGACAAGGGCTGGAAGGCGCCCCAGACGACCGTGGCCCAGACGAGCAAGAAGGGCTGCGCGGAGGCCACCCTCACCTACCTGGAGCAGTCCAGCAGCGACGACGAGGTCCCGCTGAGCCAGCAGGAGGCCCGCGAGAAGGTGCGCAACAAGGCGGACACCCTGGCCACGTCGGAGACGGCGGGCGTGAAGGACCGCGTGGAGGTGAACCTGGACGACGGCGCGACCCCGGATGAGATGGGCGCCGTCCTGGGCTCCATGGGCATCAAGGTCACGGACGGCTCCGCCGAGGTCGACACCGACGCGCTGAGCGGAGCCCTGAAGAACGGCCAGATGGCGCTGGCGCTGGTGGACTCCAACGCCCTGCTCAACACGACCCTGGCGCCGGGCGAACAGCCGAAGGAGGGGGGCGAGCTGCACTGGCTCACCATCGACGGCGTGAACCCGGGCAAGACGGACAGCACCGACGACGACCTCTACCGCGTGCGCGACTCCGTCAACGGCGCCTACTGGGTGAAGGCCAGCGACCTGAAGAAGAGCGTCGCGGAGGCCCAGGAGCAGCACGGCAGCGGCGGCGTGATGACGGTGCAGAAGGACGGCACCGCCAAGACGACGGAGCAGCGCGAGGCCCTGGCCCGCGAGAACCTGGAGCACACCGGCCCGCTCGGCAAGGGCAACGGCGGCGCCAGCCGGCGCCTCAGCGTGGGCGAGTCCAGCTAGCTCCCACGCCGTCCCCGCGGCCCCCGACGCCTTCTCCCAGCCTCGCGCCGGGGGAAGGCGTCTTTCGTTTCCACGCCCGGCCCGGTGGGACGGGCCCGGGCGGGTTCAGGGCACGGGGCTCAAATCCCGTCGATGAGCCGGTAGGCCAGGTCCGGGCTGAACTGCCCGGCGGGCGTGCCCGGGGCGGTGCCGCACTGCCCATCCGAGTCCCCCGGCACCTTCACCCACAGGAGCAGCTCCGCGCCGCCGCCCGTCTGCGAGGGCGTGCCCAGCTTGCGTCCACCCGGGTTGCACCACTCGCCATTGGAGCCGTTGCCGTTGCGGCTGGTGTCCACGACGTACTGCCGCGTGTAGCCGTAGCGGCTGGAGAGCGCGGCGTTCACCGCGTTGCCGTACGTCGCGGTCTCCGCGGTGGGGTAGAAGTTGGACACGTTGAGGGCGAAGCCGCGCACGTTGCGCACGCCCGCGGACTCCAGGCGCTGCGCCATCGCGTCGGCGCCAATCCAGCGCGCGTTGCCGCCGTCCAGGTACGTCCAGGTGTTGGGCGCGCGGTCTCGCAGCTGCTCGGAGGCGTAGCGCAGCAGGCCCAGCCGCGTCGTGCGCTCGGCGTCGTTGGGGAGGCAGTCCAGCTGCGCGACGGCGTCCGGCTCCACGATGACGACCGCGGGCCGGTCGCCCAGGCCTTGCGCGAAGGCGGCGATCCAGGCGCGGTACGCGTCCGGGCTGCC
It includes:
- a CDS encoding L-serine ammonia-lyase, with amino-acid sequence MPVSVFDLFKIGIGPSSSHTVGPMRAARTFAAGLSDAGLLERVTRLKVELFGSLGATGKGHGSDKAVLLGLRGDTPEDVDVELVPSIVAHWRAEGRVSLLQRLVIPFRDGEHLVMHKRKVLPYHPNGMRFTAFGEGAEPLVCRVYYSVGGGFVVDEQAVAGTDPLRAEATALPLPFKSAADLLAHCERERQPISTVMLRNELTWRSEEDIRAGLLRIWGVMQACVTRGCTTPGILPGGLKVERRAAAMYQRLISRPEAGLTNPLTVLDWVNLYALAVNEENAAGGRVVTAPTNGAAGIIPAVLHYYWRFVPGANADGVVRFLLTAGAIGALYKENASISGAEVGCQGEVGSACSMAAGALAEVLGGTPLQVENAAEIAMEHNLGLTCDPIGGLVQVPCIERNAMASVKAINAVRMALSGDGKHFVSLDKVIKTMRDTGRDMKDKYKETARGGLAVNVLEVANLSVGLPEC
- a CDS encoding serine/threonine-protein kinase; its protein translation is MANRNDRDDGPSAPGSAPRVSTSRESYGTGRGSAPATGRGGGESTPSRGGAGAESPRLSSRQVGRFLPLKVLGQGGMGVVYAAYDPDLDRKVALKLLRVKGGHEDLELGRARLLREAQAMARISHPNVIPVFEVGQWDEQIYVAMALVDGGTLRDWTKAKARTWQELLDKYLAAGRGLEAAHVAGLVHRDFKPANVLVGRDGRVYVTDFGLARPMGEVDDDEEGDGERTRPVTGDDSPLNSQLTQAGLVMGTPAYMSPEQFRGELLDSRSDQFSFCAALYRALYGIRPFDPDELSRVASQLRPRGGPDDEPGVTEAAVAQVLPLSPIQEPPRESKVPAWVRRALMKGLSLEPRDRFRSMAELLTVLGQRERRALARRRAGAAVAATVVLGVAGGVAWSRTKVCEGAQGLVAERWGQDARERVTQAFLATKNPVAQDMARRVGDVLDDYGAEWARQHTLACEDTRVRAVQTEALLSQRFVCLERRRKDLGALVATLETADVALVDKSLDAAYALPAPGDCADVESLAELQPRPADPVKRAELDALEGQLAEVKARIDTSRMPKALELARQVEARVLATGYLPLMAELRYHLGWARAVLGDKAAGGEVLEQAVYDAEAGRADRLAVSVMNKLLYVDGEQAQYPLARRWGRLGEATLKRVGGDAVLESDLKVNEANLALMQDHPDEALKLLEQASGLLAKALPEGHPKRARVTFTLGRTLLETGKAAQAVTVLKDALLQTEKAMGPVHLDTARRHQALSMALREQRDFTGALEHARVSVSLHRTLLGPASVKLAEALDEEGMSLLALKRYPEALKDYEEALAVKQAKLGPDDELLQYSLDGVGQALLGLGRARDAIAPLRQALAFKDAQEDSLGESGFALAQALWKEGEQEDARGAASQALARFTSAGRASQAKEVEAWLQARPERPAKAVPASAVRGGKRKR
- a CDS encoding heavy metal translocating P-type ATPase; the protein is MSEQKKSGSRFGSLNIQGLKEARPGGNAVQRHVHGPSCDHGHEGPDHHGHDHSGHAHAHGEAHVHGPSCSHGHDHGHDHHGHAHSQRVIRPPAYRPAEGGGAALQLDLEGTLPGETDDQGRFERLEAALESQRGITDVHLRRDAGHAEVCIHYQPSLVSASQLVTLARKTGAQVAARYLHHTWFVRGMSSADAAQVIEHAVAKMKGVLTASVAYASERLVIEYDKEELKLPDVEARVKALGYGLEVPMAGHACSHHAHGGGLAPLLELPLVVASGALLAAGFVVEHFALAPPLWATVLWALSMASGGFFAIRGSVRSIAQLRIDIETMMVVAALGAAVLGAWFEGAFLLFLFSAGHALEHRAMEKARRSIEALGQLRPEVARVRRGAEVVEVPVADVARGERIVVRPGDRVPLDGIIREGKSSLDQAAITGESMPVARKPGDEVFSGTINCEAALEVEVTRLSSESVLARVVDMVAQAEAQKGRRQRFAQRLERTVAPLVMASAVVFPVVLVLTGTDVKEAVLRAVGLLVAASPCALAISTPSAVLSAVASAARGGVLIKGGIYLELLSGIRAVAFDKTGTLTVGRPRLLTTWTAPGVTREELLGTAAGVEALSAHPLAKAVVDGAAEARVTVPVGRDLEAIHGQGIRAKVGDDAVAVGSLALFAGEPVPPEVAAEVARLEEAGQTTMVVRRANRYLGVLGMADTLRGGARQAVQALKAGGIERTVMLSGDNARVARSIAQQVGLDEAKAPLMPVEKVAAVKDLGRTHAVAMVGDGVNDAPALAAAAVGVAMGGAGSDAALETADVVLMSDDLAKLPFALELSKRATAVMKQNLVIALGVSAVLVVAAVLGLTKISQAVVLHEGSTLLVVFNGLRLLAFRPSTTATPPQPATGPQPAAG